The sequence CCTCTGACCCGCACCGGCCGCACCGTATGACGCCCGAGGAGCTGAACGCCGCCCGTGACCGCATCGTCCCCGATGTGGCCGCGGGCGGTCTGCGCGTGCTGTTCTGCGGGATCAACCCGAGCCTGATGACCGCGGCGACGGGCCACCACTTCGCCCACCCCGGCAACCGTTTCTGGCCGGTCCTGCACCGCTCCGGCTTCACCCCCCGGCGGCTGCTGCCCTCGGAACAGTCCGAGCTGCTGACCCTCGGCCTCGGCATCACCAATGTGGTGGCGCGGGCGACGGCACGGGCGGACGAACTGAGCGCGGAGGAGTACCGGGAGGGCGGGGCGGCCCTCACCGAGCGGGTGGAACGGCTCGCTCCAGCGTGGCTCGCGGTCGTCGGCATCACCGCGTACCGCACGGCCTTCGGTGAGCCCCGGGCACGGATAGGGCGTCAGGAGCGCACGATCGGCGGTGCCCACGTCTGGGCCCTGCCCAACCCCAGCGGTCTCAACGCCCATTGGACGGTGGACACGATGGCCGAGGAGTACGGCCGCCTGCGTGAGGCCGTACGCGCGACGACGCCGGGCCTTCCCGGCTGACGCCCTGACCTTCCTTCGGGTTCCCGGCGTCCGGGTCAGGGCGGGTCCACGGTCGTCACCAGCACCGTCAGCTCACAGCCCGGCCCCTCTTCCTCCAGGATCAGCCCTATCGCGATCCAACGCTCCTCGACCTGCCACAGTCTGACGAACTCGCAGCCGGCCACCGGGTCCGCCCACGGGTCCGGTATCACCTCGCCCGCCATCATCCGCTCCTGCGCGCTCCACAGGCTCATCAGCTGTGGTTCGCCCCAGCGGGCGGAGAGGAGCGTGAGCAGCGCGTCGTGCTCGGCGAGGCACTGCGCCCGGTGCTCGGGGCCGACCGGCTCGTCGTCGCCCCAGGGTTCGTGGTCGGTGCGCAGGAATGCCGTGTGGTAGCCGGGTCCGCTGACTCCCGAGACCGACGGCACGCGCTCCTGGGGGAATTCCCGGGTGCGCATCCCGTCGATGAGGCGGAGATGGTGTGCGGTCGTCATACCGTCAGTAAACCGTCCGCCACCGACAGCCGTTGCCCTGCCCCCGGGGTCGGGCGGCGCGTGCGGTCCGGTGGCTCGTGGCCGACGCAGGTTGCGTCTCGATACCGGCTTGCGGTGCTGCTCGCAGGGCCTGCGAGCAGCGAGTACGATCCGGCAGACATGCGCACGAGCTGGGAGGACACACCGTGAGCCGGCTGACCGGGGGAGATCCGTCGCTGCTGCGGCGGATCAATTCAGCGGTGGTACTGCACGCCCTGCGAGGGGCCGGCTCGCCGACACTGACGGACCTGACCCGGATCACGGGTCTCTCCCGGCCGACGGTCGAGGGCGTCGTCGAGGGGCTGTTCGAGGCCGGTCTGGTGGTCGAGGCGCTGCCCGACGAGAGCGAGGCGCGGCGTCAGGGACGGCCCGCCCGCCGGTTCCGCTTCCGTGCCGAGGCCGGACATCTGCTGGGCGTCGAGATCGGCCCGCACCGGGTTTCGGCGCTGCTGTCGGGACTTGACGGCCGGGTGACCGGGGCGGGTTCGCGCACGGTGTCGGAGACGGCCTGTGCGGACGAGCGACTCGACCAGGTGCGGGCCGTGATCGCGGATCTGCTGCGCCGCACCGGGGTGGCCCGGAGCAGTCTGCGCGCCGTCGGCGTCGGCAGCCCCGGCATCGTGGAGGCCGACGGGACCGTACGGCTGGGCACGGCGCTGCCGGGGTGGACGGGGCTCGCGCTCGGGGAGCGGCTGCGGCGGTCGTTCCGCTGCCCGGTCCTCGTGGAGAACGACGCCAACGCCGCTGCGGTCGCCGAGCACTGGAAGGGTGCGGCCACCGAGTCCGACGACATCGTCTTCGTCCTGGCGGGGCTGAGCCCGGGGGCCGGTTCGCTGATCGGCGGGCGGCTGCACCGGGGGTTCGGCGGGGCGGCCGGGGAGATCGGCGCTCTGCATCTGCTGGGCCGGGATGTGACTCCGGAGCATCTGCTGTCGACCACGGGCACCCCGCTGGAACCGCTGGACGAGCAGGCGGTGGCCGTGGTGTTCGCCAAGGCCCGGCAGGGTGACACGGAGGCCCAGGCGGCCGTGGAGCGGTTCCTCCAGC is a genomic window of Streptomyces sp. SID8374 containing:
- the mug gene encoding G/U mismatch-specific DNA glycosylase: MTPEELNAARDRIVPDVAAGGLRVLFCGINPSLMTAATGHHFAHPGNRFWPVLHRSGFTPRRLLPSEQSELLTLGLGITNVVARATARADELSAEEYREGGAALTERVERLAPAWLAVVGITAYRTAFGEPRARIGRQERTIGGAHVWALPNPSGLNAHWTVDTMAEEYGRLREAVRATTPGLPG
- a CDS encoding ROK family protein, with the translated sequence MSRLTGGDPSLLRRINSAVVLHALRGAGSPTLTDLTRITGLSRPTVEGVVEGLFEAGLVVEALPDESEARRQGRPARRFRFRAEAGHLLGVEIGPHRVSALLSGLDGRVTGAGSRTVSETACADERLDQVRAVIADLLRRTGVARSSLRAVGVGSPGIVEADGTVRLGTALPGWTGLALGERLRRSFRCPVLVENDANAAAVAEHWKGAATESDDIVFVLAGLSPGAGSLIGGRLHRGFGGAAGEIGALHLLGRDVTPEHLLSTTGTPLEPLDEQAVAVVFAKARQGDTEAQAAVERFLQRLVHDVAALALALDPELVVVGGWAAGLDGVLEPLREELARYCLRPPRVTLSLLGEAAVATGALRLALDHVEEQLFAVEGAVTARR